A single window of Actinoallomurus bryophytorum DNA harbors:
- a CDS encoding RecQ family ATP-dependent DNA helicase, protein MDDEASAGLRQRAEACLRQLAGEHARLREDQWAAIHALVVERRRALVVQRTGWGKSAVYFVATVLLREQGAGPTVIVSPLLALMRNQIAAAERAGVRAATINSSNTDDWEQVFTDVRDGAVDLLLVSPERLNNPDFRDQVLPRLAAGAGLVVVDEAHCISDWGHDFRPDYRRLRTLFADLPSGVPVLATTATANARVTRDVADQLAADSETLVLRGPLDRESLRLSVVRLAGAEQRLAWLAEQLDELPGSGIIYTLTVAAAHEIATFLRDRGYAVAAYTGQTEQAERLQAEQDLLDNKVKALIATSALGMGFDKPDLGFIVHVGAPQSPVAYYQQIGRAGRGVERAEVILLPGAEDRDIWAYFAGLAFPAENVVRLALEVLEQEGTLSTAALESRVDLGRSRLEMMLKVLDVDGAVRRVRGGWTATGQAWAYDRERYERVAAERSREQRAMLDYEAAEACRMEFLRRELDDPEAAPCGRCDNCTGRHRSADVSDAAATQARDRLRRPGVEVTPRRMWPTGMKAEGISGRIPASLQAEPGRALGRLTDLGWGNRLRRVLSDGAPDAPVSGEVFDAVVEVLSAWDWPQRPVGVVGMASATRPAMIADLARRVATIGRLPYLGEIEYAGTGPGPRRHNSAQRVRTLWNALTVPDTVPGLGGPVLLVDDRVDTGWTVTIAAKLLREAGVPAVLPLVLAVTA, encoded by the coding sequence ATGGACGATGAAGCGAGCGCCGGACTCCGCCAGCGCGCCGAGGCGTGCCTGCGCCAACTCGCGGGTGAGCACGCACGGCTGCGCGAGGATCAGTGGGCCGCCATCCACGCCCTGGTCGTCGAACGACGGCGGGCCCTCGTCGTGCAGCGCACCGGATGGGGCAAGTCGGCGGTCTACTTCGTCGCGACGGTGCTGCTACGGGAGCAGGGCGCCGGGCCGACGGTGATCGTCAGCCCGCTGCTCGCCCTCATGCGCAACCAGATCGCCGCCGCCGAGCGTGCCGGTGTCCGCGCCGCGACGATCAACTCCTCCAACACCGACGACTGGGAACAGGTCTTCACCGACGTACGGGACGGCGCGGTCGACCTGCTGCTGGTCAGTCCCGAGCGGCTCAACAACCCCGACTTCCGCGACCAGGTGCTGCCCCGGCTCGCGGCCGGCGCCGGGCTGGTCGTCGTCGACGAGGCGCACTGCATCTCCGACTGGGGCCACGACTTCCGCCCCGACTACCGCCGGCTGCGCACGCTGTTCGCCGACCTGCCGTCCGGGGTGCCGGTGCTCGCCACGACCGCCACCGCCAACGCGCGCGTCACCCGTGACGTCGCCGACCAGCTCGCCGCCGACAGCGAGACGCTGGTCCTGCGCGGGCCGCTCGACCGCGAGAGCCTGCGGCTTTCCGTCGTACGCCTGGCGGGCGCCGAGCAGCGGCTGGCCTGGCTCGCCGAACAACTCGACGAGCTGCCCGGCTCCGGCATCATCTACACGCTCACCGTCGCCGCGGCGCACGAGATCGCCACCTTCCTCCGCGACCGCGGGTACGCCGTCGCCGCCTACACCGGCCAGACCGAACAGGCCGAGCGCCTCCAGGCCGAGCAGGACCTCCTCGACAACAAGGTCAAGGCGCTGATCGCGACCAGCGCCCTCGGCATGGGCTTCGACAAGCCCGACCTCGGCTTCATCGTGCACGTGGGCGCACCGCAGTCCCCGGTGGCGTACTACCAGCAGATCGGCCGCGCCGGGCGTGGTGTCGAACGCGCCGAGGTGATCCTGCTGCCGGGCGCCGAGGACCGCGACATCTGGGCCTACTTCGCCGGTCTGGCCTTCCCGGCCGAAAACGTCGTACGCCTCGCGCTGGAGGTCCTGGAGCAGGAGGGCACGCTGTCGACCGCGGCCCTGGAGAGCCGCGTCGACCTGGGCCGCAGCCGCCTGGAGATGATGCTGAAGGTGCTCGACGTCGACGGCGCCGTCCGCCGCGTCAGGGGCGGCTGGACCGCGACCGGCCAGGCGTGGGCCTATGACCGCGAACGCTACGAGCGCGTGGCGGCCGAGCGGTCACGCGAGCAGCGCGCCATGCTCGACTACGAGGCCGCGGAGGCCTGCCGCATGGAGTTCCTGCGCCGCGAGCTGGACGACCCCGAGGCGGCGCCGTGCGGCCGCTGCGACAACTGCACCGGCCGGCACCGTTCCGCGGACGTCTCCGACGCCGCGGCGACACAGGCGCGCGACCGGCTGCGCAGGCCCGGCGTCGAGGTGACGCCGCGCCGCATGTGGCCCACCGGCATGAAGGCCGAGGGCATCTCGGGCCGCATCCCGGCGAGCCTGCAGGCCGAGCCGGGCCGCGCGCTCGGCCGGCTCACGGATCTCGGCTGGGGCAACCGGCTGCGCCGCGTGCTGTCCGACGGCGCGCCGGACGCCCCTGTGTCGGGTGAGGTCTTCGACGCCGTCGTGGAGGTGCTGTCCGCCTGGGACTGGCCGCAGCGCCCCGTCGGCGTGGTGGGCATGGCGTCGGCGACCCGGCCCGCGATGATCGCGGATCTGGCGCGCCGCGTCGCCACGATCGGCCGGCTGCCCTACCTCGGTGAGATCGAGTACGCGGGTACGGGCCCGGGACCGCGCCGCCACAACAGCGCACAGCGGGTCCGCACACTCTGGAACGCCCTGACGGTCCCGGACACCGTGCCCGGTCTCGGCGGCCCCGTCCTGCTCGTGGACGACCGGGTCGACACCGGCTGGACGGTCACGATCGCCGCCAAGCTCCTCCGCGAGGCCGGCGTTCCCGCCGTCCTGCCGCTCGTCCTCGCCGTGACCGCCTGA
- a CDS encoding GvpL/GvpF family gas vesicle protein, translating to MRAATSAPGAIRGILRAGIAEISAAPPLRTGASAPHLADPPSALLGGPAESAAEALDEWHDELGAPYPAGPEGARGVTTRQEAGVESPDARVCYVYGIVPASTDLPEGLLGTGGGKVRLVRYGDLAGVISELPAAGAMGTRDDLLAHESVVASLAARTTMLPLRFSAVVTTADAVAKEMLEPYYHWFTGILADLEGRAEFSVSGTYVQDTVLREVLAEEPEVMRLRESLRGLPEEAGYYERVRLGELIVHALDAKREVDTEDLVQALSRHAVAAAPRPPANEDTAADAAFLVADKDREDFRRAVDELGYRWAGRIRLRVLGPLAPYDFVPSPPGGPYC from the coding sequence ATGCGGGCCGCCACCTCGGCCCCCGGTGCCATAAGAGGCATCCTCAGGGCCGGGATCGCGGAGATCTCTGCGGCTCCCCCGCTACGTACGGGCGCGTCGGCGCCCCACCTCGCCGACCCGCCGAGCGCGCTGCTCGGCGGGCCGGCGGAGTCGGCCGCCGAGGCATTGGACGAATGGCACGACGAGCTCGGCGCGCCGTACCCTGCCGGCCCGGAGGGAGCGCGAGGAGTGACGACACGGCAGGAGGCCGGAGTCGAGAGCCCGGATGCGCGTGTCTGCTACGTGTACGGGATCGTTCCCGCCTCCACCGACCTGCCTGAGGGACTGCTGGGTACCGGCGGCGGCAAAGTACGCCTGGTCCGCTACGGCGATCTCGCCGGCGTGATCAGCGAGCTCCCGGCCGCCGGCGCCATGGGCACCCGAGACGATCTTCTCGCGCACGAGAGCGTCGTCGCGTCGCTCGCCGCCCGCACCACCATGCTGCCGCTGCGCTTCAGCGCCGTCGTGACCACGGCGGACGCCGTGGCCAAGGAGATGCTCGAGCCCTACTACCACTGGTTCACCGGCATCCTCGCCGATCTGGAGGGCCGGGCGGAGTTCAGCGTCTCGGGCACGTACGTCCAGGACACCGTCCTTCGCGAGGTGCTCGCCGAGGAGCCGGAGGTCATGCGCCTGCGCGAGAGCCTGCGCGGCCTGCCGGAGGAGGCCGGATACTACGAGCGGGTACGCCTGGGCGAGCTGATCGTGCACGCGCTGGACGCCAAGCGCGAGGTCGACACCGAGGATCTGGTGCAGGCGCTGTCGCGGCACGCCGTCGCCGCCGCTCCGCGCCCGCCGGCCAACGAGGACACCGCGGCCGACGCGGCCTTCCTCGTCGCCGACAAGGACCGCGAGGACTTCCGGCGGGCCGTCGACGAGCTGGGCTACCGCTGGGCCGGCCGGATCAGGCTGCGTGTCCTGGGGCCGCTGGCGCCGTACGACTTCGTCCCCTCGCCCCCCGGCGGCCCCTACTGCTGA
- a CDS encoding carbohydrate kinase family protein: MTRVVVVGDLMTDAVARAAYPLAKGGDTPAKVTMHGGGSGANVASWLAVEGVESAFVGRRGADIAGRNRDMELMGYGVDARLVMDPERATGTCVVMVTHKGDRTMLSDPGANGALLPEDIPQDLFAPGAHLHVSGYSLLNDGSRQAALHAMNLAGSAQMSITVDGGANSLLKRAGAEPFLDWTQGVRLLIVNAAQAEALTGRDNPEQAAKVLTAWYQQVVVKMGADGALWYTNGRPEPVRVAADPVEDVIDGTGGGDAFAAGFLPAWLDGKPPAEALAAGCRLATRAIGHLGARPIL; encoded by the coding sequence ATGACGCGCGTGGTCGTGGTCGGTGACCTTATGACCGATGCCGTCGCGCGGGCCGCATACCCGCTGGCGAAGGGCGGAGACACGCCCGCCAAGGTCACGATGCACGGTGGTGGCTCCGGCGCCAACGTGGCGTCCTGGCTGGCCGTCGAGGGCGTCGAGTCCGCCTTCGTCGGACGGCGCGGCGCCGACATCGCGGGCCGCAACCGCGACATGGAGCTCATGGGCTACGGCGTCGACGCCCGCCTCGTGATGGACCCCGAACGCGCCACCGGCACCTGTGTGGTCATGGTGACCCACAAGGGCGATCGGACGATGTTGTCCGACCCTGGGGCCAATGGGGCACTGCTCCCCGAGGACATCCCGCAGGACCTGTTCGCCCCGGGCGCGCACCTGCACGTGTCCGGCTACTCCCTGCTCAACGACGGGTCCCGGCAGGCGGCCCTGCACGCGATGAACCTCGCGGGCAGCGCCCAGATGTCGATCACCGTCGACGGTGGCGCCAACTCCCTGCTCAAGCGGGCCGGTGCCGAGCCGTTCCTCGACTGGACCCAGGGTGTGCGCCTGCTGATCGTCAACGCGGCCCAGGCCGAGGCGCTGACCGGACGGGACAACCCCGAGCAGGCCGCGAAGGTCCTGACCGCCTGGTACCAACAGGTCGTGGTGAAGATGGGCGCCGACGGCGCGCTCTGGTACACCAACGGCCGGCCCGAGCCCGTACGCGTCGCCGCGGACCCGGTCGAGGACGTCATCGACGGCACGGGAGGCGGCGACGCGTTCGCCGCCGGTTTCCTGCCTGCCTGGCTCGACGGAAAGCCGCCCGCCGAGGCGCTGGCCGCCGGATGCCGCCTGGCCACGCGGGCCATCGGCCACCTGGGTGCCCGCCCGATCCTCTAG
- a CDS encoding GNAT family N-acetyltransferase: MPYPDHWEADVVLTDGGTAHIRPIRADDAGLLREFYARLSPESIYYRFFSPRPRLTDGEVEHFTNVDYDHRVALIATIGTAMVAVVRYDRIHSADEAENGRSGTAEVAFLVEDAHQGRGLASVLLEHIAAAARERGIARFIADVLPENRRMSKVFREAGYKAEQRFEDGVLMLTLDLEPTETSREVMAAREHRAESRSIGRLLSPRSVAVIGASRTAHTVGQTVLRNLLTGGFAGPVFPVHPTATAVASVRAYPAIGDVPGDVDLAVVAVPADGVNDVVAQCAAKGVRGLVVLSSGFGEAGAEGRERQDELVRLARAGGMRVVGPNCLGIANNATGLNATLAPTLPRRGSVGFFSQSGALGIAILRWAAERDLGLSTFVSAGNRADVSGNDLMQYWEEDPDTSVVLLYLESIGNPRKFTRLARRISRSKPIVAVKSGRTTQGVPLGHAAQALSLPDHAVSALFAQAGVVRVDSLGELFDVAQILAYQPPPKGDRVAIVGNSDSIGLLVQDAATVEGLDPLPPVDLGPGAGPEEFGAALERTLADDAADAVIVVFAPAVTESMTSGVAAAIAGKAEGASKPVVATYLGERGLLHGTVPSYPAPEDAVRALAYAVRYAGWRRRPRGRVPDLPGVDRPRARALVEEMLGQGEPTAEQTAALLACYGIVLVEQGYGIATKITTSEDPSFGAIVSFGLDDVTAELLDDRAYRLAPLTDVEAGEIVRAVRTAPLLLGHHGAEPVDTGALEDLVLRASRLADDLPEVARLDLEPVLAAPDGAVVRGARLRLAGPPGRHAEEARRLRPS, from the coding sequence GTGCCGTATCCCGACCACTGGGAGGCCGACGTCGTCCTCACCGATGGGGGGACAGCGCATATTCGCCCCATTCGGGCGGATGACGCCGGGCTGCTACGCGAGTTCTACGCCAGGCTGTCGCCGGAGTCGATCTACTACCGGTTCTTCTCACCGCGTCCCCGGCTGACCGACGGTGAGGTCGAGCATTTCACCAACGTCGACTACGACCACCGGGTGGCGCTGATCGCGACCATCGGGACCGCGATGGTGGCGGTCGTCCGCTATGACCGCATCCATTCCGCCGACGAGGCGGAGAACGGCAGGTCGGGGACCGCCGAGGTGGCCTTCCTCGTCGAAGACGCGCACCAGGGCCGCGGCCTGGCGAGCGTGCTGCTGGAGCACATCGCCGCCGCCGCGCGCGAACGCGGCATCGCCCGGTTCATCGCCGACGTCCTGCCGGAGAACCGCCGCATGAGCAAGGTGTTCCGCGAGGCGGGATACAAGGCGGAGCAGCGGTTCGAGGACGGCGTCCTGATGCTCACCCTCGACCTGGAGCCCACCGAGACCTCGCGGGAGGTCATGGCGGCACGCGAACACCGGGCCGAGTCGCGCTCGATCGGCCGGCTGCTGTCGCCGCGGTCGGTCGCGGTGATCGGCGCCAGCCGTACCGCGCACACCGTCGGCCAGACGGTGCTGCGCAACCTGCTCACCGGAGGCTTCGCCGGTCCCGTCTTCCCCGTGCACCCCACCGCCACCGCGGTCGCCAGCGTCCGCGCCTACCCGGCCATCGGCGACGTGCCCGGCGATGTCGACCTCGCGGTCGTCGCCGTCCCCGCCGACGGCGTGAACGACGTCGTGGCGCAGTGCGCCGCCAAGGGCGTCCGCGGCCTGGTCGTCCTGTCCTCCGGGTTCGGCGAGGCGGGCGCCGAGGGCCGTGAGCGGCAGGACGAGCTCGTACGCCTCGCGCGTGCGGGCGGCATGCGCGTGGTCGGGCCCAACTGCCTGGGCATCGCCAACAACGCGACCGGGCTGAACGCCACGCTCGCGCCGACGCTGCCACGGCGGGGATCGGTCGGGTTCTTCTCCCAGTCCGGCGCGCTGGGCATCGCGATCCTGCGCTGGGCCGCCGAACGCGACCTCGGGCTGTCGACGTTCGTGTCCGCCGGCAACCGCGCCGACGTCTCGGGCAACGACCTCATGCAGTACTGGGAGGAGGATCCCGACACGAGCGTGGTGCTGCTCTACCTCGAGTCCATCGGCAACCCGCGCAAGTTCACCCGGCTGGCCCGCCGGATCAGCCGCAGCAAGCCGATCGTCGCGGTCAAGAGCGGCCGCACCACGCAGGGCGTGCCGCTGGGGCACGCCGCCCAGGCGCTGAGCCTGCCCGACCACGCCGTCAGCGCCCTGTTCGCCCAGGCCGGTGTGGTGCGGGTCGACTCTCTCGGTGAGCTGTTCGACGTCGCGCAGATCCTCGCGTACCAGCCGCCGCCCAAGGGGGACCGGGTCGCGATCGTGGGCAACTCCGACTCGATCGGCCTGCTCGTCCAGGACGCGGCGACCGTCGAGGGCCTCGATCCGCTGCCGCCGGTGGACCTCGGGCCCGGCGCCGGGCCCGAGGAGTTCGGGGCCGCTTTGGAGCGGACGCTCGCGGACGACGCGGCCGACGCCGTGATCGTGGTGTTCGCGCCCGCGGTGACCGAAAGCATGACCTCCGGCGTCGCCGCCGCGATCGCGGGAAAGGCGGAGGGCGCCTCCAAACCGGTCGTGGCCACCTATCTCGGTGAGCGCGGCCTGCTGCACGGGACCGTGCCGTCCTATCCCGCGCCCGAGGACGCGGTGCGCGCCCTCGCGTACGCCGTCCGGTACGCCGGCTGGCGTCGCCGCCCGCGCGGCCGGGTGCCCGACCTGCCCGGCGTCGACCGGCCGCGGGCCCGCGCCCTCGTCGAGGAGATGCTCGGCCAGGGCGAGCCCACGGCCGAACAGACCGCCGCGCTGCTCGCCTGCTACGGCATCGTGCTGGTGGAGCAGGGCTACGGGATCGCCACGAAGATCACCACGTCCGAGGACCCGTCATTCGGCGCGATCGTGTCGTTCGGGCTCGACGACGTCACCGCCGAGCTGCTGGACGACCGGGCGTACCGGCTCGCGCCGCTGACCGACGTCGAGGCGGGCGAGATCGTCCGCGCGGTGCGGACCGCGCCGCTGCTGCTGGGCCACCACGGCGCCGAACCCGTCGACACCGGCGCGCTGGAGGATCTCGTGCTGCGCGCGTCACGGCTCGCCGACGACCTGCCGGAGGTGGCCCGGCTCGACCTCGAGCCGGTGCTGGCCGCGCCGGACGGCGCCGTCGTACGCGGCGCACGGCTGCGGCTCGCCGGACCACCGGGGCGGCACGCCGAAGAGGCCAGGCGGCTCAGACCCTCCTGA
- a CDS encoding DUF5998 family protein, whose translation MRETRAMANGLRTAIERSGYYPALVADAVESVLGTESVIAYVVHHEATFDPAMEVRRHVTVLVLSPTRLLVCHTDEHPPTEAMPHPHASTTTEAVRLGRVQSVAVTRVVPEPASYVPGIPPTEVMVTIGWGVIAHVDLEPASCGDESCEADHGYTGTLTADDLSLRVSEAADGADAVEQALAFAQALSEVIAQRER comes from the coding sequence ATGAGGGAAACCCGAGCGATGGCCAACGGGCTCCGCACGGCGATCGAGCGGAGCGGCTACTACCCCGCGCTCGTCGCGGACGCCGTCGAGTCGGTTCTGGGCACCGAGTCCGTGATCGCGTACGTCGTCCACCACGAGGCGACCTTCGATCCCGCGATGGAGGTGCGACGGCACGTCACCGTGCTCGTCCTGTCGCCGACCAGACTGCTGGTCTGTCACACCGACGAGCACCCGCCGACCGAGGCGATGCCACATCCGCACGCGTCCACGACGACGGAGGCGGTGCGGCTGGGCCGCGTCCAGTCCGTGGCCGTGACCCGCGTCGTGCCGGAGCCGGCGTCCTACGTCCCCGGCATCCCGCCGACCGAGGTGATGGTGACCATCGGCTGGGGCGTGATCGCCCACGTCGATCTCGAACCCGCCTCCTGTGGCGACGAGTCCTGCGAGGCCGACCACGGCTACACCGGCACCCTGACCGCCGACGACCTGTCCCTGCGGGTCAGTGAGGCGGCGGACGGCGCCGACGCGGTCGAGCAGGCGCTGGCGTTCGCCCAGGCGCTGTCCGAGGTCATCGCCCAGCGCGAACGATGA
- a CDS encoding alkaline phosphatase family protein — MRLPVPAYGHGSLADLTPSVLAALGVPGRANTLDLPALPRACVLLVDGLGWELLRAHPEQAPFLHALAGRALTAGFPATTATSLGSLGTGLPPGGHGLLGYQVAIPGEGRLLNCLRWDDGIDPITWQPSPTVFEQASAAGVATAHVSAGAYNGSGLTRAVYRGARYVPADALGPLVAGAEHAVREGERSFVTVYHSELDSTGHLHGSRSPAWRHHLTFVDLLVRRLAEVMPPDAALYVTADHGMTDPGTRVDVDAEPALRDGVALLGGEPRARHVYASPGAAADVLAVWRERLAGQAWVMSREEAIAAGLFGQVGPRMAERVGDVVAVPHGDLAIVATEAEPVESSLVGMHGSLVPAEQLVPLLTHLAP, encoded by the coding sequence ATGAGGCTTCCCGTCCCGGCGTACGGGCACGGGTCCCTCGCCGACCTGACCCCGTCCGTGCTGGCGGCGCTCGGCGTACCCGGGCGGGCGAACACCCTGGACCTGCCGGCGCTGCCGCGCGCGTGCGTCCTCCTGGTCGACGGCCTGGGCTGGGAGCTGCTGCGCGCCCACCCCGAACAGGCTCCGTTCCTCCACGCGCTCGCCGGCCGGGCACTGACCGCCGGCTTCCCGGCGACCACCGCGACCAGCCTCGGCTCGCTCGGCACGGGGCTGCCGCCGGGCGGCCATGGCCTGCTCGGCTACCAGGTCGCCATCCCGGGTGAGGGCCGCCTCCTCAACTGCCTGCGCTGGGACGACGGCATCGACCCGATCACGTGGCAGCCGTCTCCCACCGTGTTCGAGCAGGCGTCCGCCGCGGGTGTGGCGACCGCGCACGTCTCGGCCGGGGCGTACAACGGCAGCGGCCTCACCCGCGCGGTCTACCGTGGCGCCCGCTACGTCCCGGCGGACGCGCTCGGGCCGCTCGTGGCCGGCGCCGAGCACGCGGTACGCGAGGGCGAGCGGTCCTTCGTGACCGTCTACCACAGTGAGCTGGACTCCACCGGGCACCTCCACGGCTCCCGCTCGCCGGCCTGGCGCCACCACCTGACCTTCGTCGACCTGCTGGTACGGCGGCTGGCCGAGGTGATGCCGCCGGACGCGGCCCTGTACGTCACCGCCGACCACGGCATGACCGATCCGGGCACGCGTGTCGACGTGGACGCCGAGCCCGCCCTGCGTGACGGCGTCGCGCTGCTGGGCGGTGAACCGCGGGCACGCCACGTGTACGCGTCGCCGGGCGCGGCCGCGGACGTCCTCGCCGTCTGGCGCGAACGCCTGGCCGGGCAGGCGTGGGTCATGTCGCGCGAGGAGGCCATCGCCGCGGGCCTGTTCGGTCAGGTCGGGCCGCGGATGGCCGAGCGCGTCGGCGACGTCGTCGCGGTGCCGCACGGCGACCTCGCCATCGTCGCGACCGAGGCCGAGCCGGTGGAGTCCTCCCTCGTCGGAATGCACGGCTCTCTCGTACCGGCCGAACAGCTCGTACCCCTGCTCACGCACCTCGCGCCGTGA